The following coding sequences are from one Streptomyces sp. NBC_01232 window:
- a CDS encoding FluC/FEX family fluoride channel, with amino-acid sequence MDPDVDLHVPAQRAEPQGRVLAAVAAGGAIGGAARYGLSLLWPAVPGALPWATLWINASGSALIGVLMVLISEGGRTSPHPLLRPFAGVGVLGGFTTFSTYAVDLSRLLDAGEAGTASAYAVLTVALALGAVWAGASATRYALAVAARGRRGGGR; translated from the coding sequence ATCGATCCGGACGTCGACCTGCACGTGCCCGCGCAGCGCGCCGAGCCGCAGGGCCGGGTGCTCGCGGCGGTGGCGGCCGGCGGTGCGATCGGGGGCGCGGCGCGGTACGGGCTCTCCCTGCTGTGGCCCGCCGTGCCCGGGGCCCTCCCCTGGGCGACCCTGTGGATCAATGCCTCCGGCAGCGCGCTGATCGGCGTACTCATGGTGTTGATCAGCGAGGGCGGCCGGACGTCCCCGCATCCGCTGCTGCGGCCCTTCGCCGGGGTCGGTGTGCTCGGCGGCTTCACCACCTTCTCCACCTACGCGGTGGATCTTTCGCGGCTCCTGGACGCAGGGGAGGCCGGGACCGCGTCGGCCTACGCCGTGCTCACGGTCGCCCTGGCGCTCGGCGCGGTGTGGGCGGGGGCCTCGGCCACGCGGTACGCGCTCGCGGTCGCCGCCCGGGGGCGTCGCGGGGGCGGCCGGTGA
- a CDS encoding metallopeptidase family protein, with amino-acid sequence MLEMTREEFEELVAEALDRIPPELTRLMDNVAVFVEDEPPADDPELLGLYEGTPLTDRGEWYAGVLPDRITIYRNPTLRMCEDRESVVAETEVTVVHEIAHHFGIDDERLHALGYG; translated from the coding sequence GTGCTGGAGATGACGCGCGAGGAGTTCGAAGAGCTCGTCGCAGAGGCCCTGGACCGCATCCCGCCGGAGCTCACGCGGCTGATGGACAACGTGGCGGTGTTCGTCGAGGACGAACCGCCCGCCGACGACCCCGAGCTGCTCGGGCTCTACGAGGGGACCCCGCTGACGGACCGCGGCGAGTGGTACGCCGGGGTGCTGCCGGACCGGATCACCATCTACCGGAATCCCACGTTGCGGATGTGCGAGGACCGGGAGAGCGTGGTCGCGGAGACGGAGGTCACCGTGGTGCACGAGATCGCCCACCACTTCGGCATCGACGACGAACGGCTGCACGCGCTGGGGTACGGGTGA
- a CDS encoding DUF5994 family protein: MTTTLDRAAQPAVVLRPARLSLTPKTTLAGQLDGAWWPYSRDLEAELPALAAALDETWGRITRVSVNPSRWPVVPRTVAVAGHVLHVGWFTEQDPDKLILLSYTVGRWDLLVIPPESEPAAAARLMAAAAIPGSVLAADVLMANEIVIGRGIRDARRREDIWEGEGGACMSPFGEPMGRSALPLSGNGWR; encoded by the coding sequence ATGACCACGACCCTCGACCGCGCTGCGCAGCCGGCTGTTGTCCTGCGCCCGGCCCGCCTGTCCCTTACGCCGAAGACCACCCTCGCAGGTCAGCTGGACGGTGCCTGGTGGCCGTACTCACGTGACCTCGAAGCCGAGCTCCCCGCTCTCGCCGCCGCTCTGGACGAGACCTGGGGGCGCATCACCCGCGTCAGCGTGAACCCCAGCCGCTGGCCGGTCGTCCCGCGCACGGTTGCCGTGGCCGGGCACGTGCTGCACGTGGGCTGGTTCACCGAACAGGACCCCGACAAGCTGATCCTGCTCTCCTACACCGTCGGCCGCTGGGACCTCTTGGTGATCCCTCCCGAGTCCGAGCCCGCGGCCGCGGCCCGGCTGATGGCCGCCGCCGCGATCCCGGGCAGTGTCCTGGCCGCCGACGTCCTGATGGCCAACGAAATCGTCATCGGGCGCGGTATCCGCGACGCCCGCCGCCGGGAAGACATTTGGGAGGGCGAGGGCGGGGCCTGCATGTCCCCCTTCGGGGAGCCGATGGGCCGAAGCGCCCTGCCGCTGTCCGGAAACGGCTGGAGGTGA
- a CDS encoding DUF5994 family protein, translating to MAASDNPDPLKLLPDAIHQAVKPGAALLRLETTQSRQGLLDGAWWPRSRNVTIELPALITALTAHLGPITRVGLDASAWGDVPTRLVIDGQVVHLDADPVGDDTVLVTRGHNDHFALLVVPPDTTADAAREAMARAVRADNITQATQILIATTAEPEDGAAEAAG from the coding sequence ATGGCCGCATCCGACAACCCCGACCCTTTGAAGCTCCTCCCGGACGCGATCCACCAAGCGGTCAAGCCGGGCGCCGCCCTGCTCCGGCTGGAAACCACGCAGTCCCGCCAAGGGCTCCTGGACGGCGCCTGGTGGCCTCGCTCCAGGAACGTCACGATCGAGCTGCCCGCACTGATCACGGCACTGACCGCGCACCTCGGGCCCATCACGCGGGTTGGCCTGGACGCCTCCGCCTGGGGGGACGTCCCGACCCGCCTGGTCATCGACGGCCAGGTCGTGCACCTCGACGCCGACCCCGTCGGCGACGACACCGTCCTCGTCACTCGCGGCCACAACGACCACTTCGCCCTGCTGGTGGTCCCCCCGGACACCACCGCCGACGCCGCCCGCGAAGCGATGGCCCGCGCCGTCCGCGCCGACAACATCACGCAGGCCACTCAGATCCTCATCGCCACCACAGCCGAACCTGAGGACGGCGCCGCCGAGGCGGCGGGCTGA
- the crcB gene encoding fluoride efflux transporter CrcB, translating into MNWLLVVAGAALGAPLRYLMDRGVQARHDSAFPWGTFVVNASACLVLGVLAGAALAGAASSQLQLLLGTGLCGALSTYSTFSYETLRLAERGHGFLAAANVVASVLVGLGAVRLGAQVARQLFA; encoded by the coding sequence GTGAACTGGCTGCTCGTGGTGGCGGGCGCGGCGCTCGGCGCGCCGCTGCGCTACCTGATGGACCGTGGGGTGCAGGCGCGGCACGATTCCGCGTTCCCCTGGGGCACCTTCGTCGTCAACGCGAGCGCGTGCCTGGTGCTCGGGGTGCTGGCCGGGGCGGCGCTGGCCGGAGCAGCCTCCTCGCAGCTGCAGTTGCTGCTGGGGACCGGGCTGTGCGGGGCGCTGAGCACGTATTCGACGTTCTCGTACGAGACGCTGCGGCTTGCCGAACGCGGACACGGGTTCCTGGCGGCGGCGAACGTGGTGGCGTCCGTGCTGGTCGGGCTGGGCGCCGTACGGCTCGGCGCGCAGGTGGCGCGGCAGCTCTTCGCCTGA
- a CDS encoding ATP-binding protein, which translates to MTAWRVRDYTQDDLESVLRVDAESGTTEEPPLFPLSDAVAALQALHPAVVATADDVVVGAAVSRVEGERAWILRISMAPAWRHQGLGSDLITALEHRLFAGGVRTVHAALPDGETGAAALYNCGFGARPGLVFFEKRGRVTPQAVSMLASLGAELPPGGLWQKVAGMQREKELIERRLVLPLAHPEMAAQHGVELPRAVMLFGPPGTGKSTFAHAIASRLQWPFLELFPARLAAEYGLASGLNRRFDEIAGLDHVLVFIDEVEEIAGTRSGADATAVGVVNELLKAIVRFRGQDGRLLVCATNDVTTLDSAFLRHGRFDYVLPIGPPDHRARTALWESYLARAGAEADSPALADASEGFTPADIAHVARTVSQVQFEHTFDTGTRARPTTEDYLRTIAETRPTVSAAMAQEFAQQTEKFARI; encoded by the coding sequence ATGACGGCGTGGCGTGTCAGGGACTACACCCAGGACGATCTCGAATCGGTGCTCCGAGTCGACGCCGAGAGCGGCACGACCGAAGAGCCACCGCTCTTTCCGCTCTCGGACGCCGTGGCGGCCCTGCAGGCTCTCCACCCGGCGGTGGTGGCCACGGCGGACGACGTGGTGGTCGGTGCCGCGGTGAGCAGGGTGGAGGGTGAGCGGGCGTGGATCTTGCGCATCAGCATGGCGCCCGCCTGGCGGCACCAGGGGCTGGGCAGTGACCTGATCACGGCCTTGGAGCACCGGCTGTTCGCCGGTGGAGTCCGAACGGTGCACGCGGCCTTGCCCGACGGCGAGACCGGTGCCGCCGCCCTGTACAACTGCGGCTTCGGCGCCCGTCCGGGCCTGGTTTTTTTCGAGAAGCGCGGGCGGGTGACCCCGCAGGCGGTCAGCATGCTCGCGTCGCTGGGAGCGGAGCTGCCGCCCGGGGGACTGTGGCAGAAGGTCGCGGGCATGCAGCGGGAGAAGGAGCTCATCGAGCGGCGTCTGGTCCTGCCACTGGCCCATCCCGAAATGGCCGCCCAGCACGGGGTGGAGCTGCCGCGGGCGGTGATGCTGTTCGGGCCGCCCGGAACCGGCAAGAGCACGTTCGCGCACGCCATCGCCAGCCGCCTGCAATGGCCCTTCCTCGAACTGTTCCCCGCCCGGCTGGCCGCCGAGTACGGACTGGCGAGCGGGCTGAACCGGCGCTTCGACGAGATCGCCGGGCTCGACCACGTCCTGGTCTTCATCGACGAAGTCGAGGAGATCGCCGGGACCCGGAGCGGCGCGGACGCGACCGCGGTCGGCGTCGTCAACGAACTGCTCAAGGCGATCGTCCGGTTCCGGGGCCAGGACGGGCGGCTGCTCGTCTGCGCCACGAACGACGTGACCACCCTCGACTCCGCGTTCTTGCGGCACGGTCGATTCGACTACGTCCTGCCGATCGGCCCCCCGGACCACCGCGCGAGGACTGCTCTGTGGGAGAGCTACCTGGCCCGGGCGGGCGCGGAGGCCGACAGCCCGGCGCTGGCGGACGCCAGCGAGGGGTTCACCCCCGCCGACATCGCCCATGTGGCGCGGACCGTCTCCCAAGTCCAGTTCGAGCACACCTTCGACACCGGGACCCGGGCCCGCCCCACCACCGAGGACTACCTGCGCACGATCGCCGAGACCAGGCCCACGGTCAGCGCGGCCATGGCCCAGGAGTTCGCCCAGCAGACCGAGAAGTTCGCCCGCATCTAG
- a CDS encoding DsbA family protein yields the protein MPSSRTTSTKPLLISAGVALAAITLGVVSWQATKPAESGPAGSGSGAVAAPRTAPRTDAAAELKALARRESGDKLAVGRADAPVVLIEYSDFKCGYCGKFARDTEPELVKKYVADGTLRIEWRNFPIFGAESEAAAKAAWAAGQQDRFDAFHAAAYAEGSKEKGFAGPRLVELAREAGVPDLQRFEADMAGEQAAAALKKDQEEGYRIGVTSTPSFLLDGRPIAGAQPLATFTAAIAAAKAEAEAGAAEQ from the coding sequence ATGCCCTCGTCCCGTACGACCTCCACGAAGCCCCTGCTGATCTCCGCCGGGGTCGCCCTCGCCGCGATCACCCTCGGCGTCGTCTCGTGGCAGGCCACCAAACCCGCCGAGAGCGGCCCGGCCGGCTCCGGCTCCGGCGCCGTGGCCGCGCCCCGCACCGCGCCCCGCACCGACGCCGCCGCCGAGCTCAAGGCGCTGGCCCGCCGCGAGTCCGGCGACAAGCTCGCCGTCGGCCGCGCCGACGCGCCCGTCGTGCTCATCGAGTACTCCGACTTCAAGTGCGGCTACTGCGGCAAGTTCGCCCGGGACACCGAGCCCGAACTGGTGAAGAAGTACGTCGCGGACGGCACCCTGCGCATCGAGTGGCGCAACTTCCCGATCTTCGGCGCGGAATCCGAGGCCGCCGCCAAGGCCGCCTGGGCGGCCGGGCAGCAGGACCGTTTCGACGCCTTCCACGCGGCGGCGTACGCGGAGGGCTCCAAGGAGAAGGGCTTCGCCGGGCCGCGGCTCGTGGAGCTGGCCCGCGAGGCCGGTGTCCCCGATCTGCAGCGCTTCGAGGCGGACATGGCCGGCGAGCAGGCCGCGGCGGCCCTGAAGAAGGACCAGGAGGAGGGCTACCGCATCGGTGTCACCTCCACCCCCTCCTTCCTCCTGGACGGCAGGCCGATCGCCGGAGCCCAGCCTCTTGCCACCTTCACCGCCGCGATCGCCGCGGCGAAGGCGGAGGCGGAGGCCGGGGCGGCGGAGCAGTGA
- a CDS encoding PP2C family protein-serine/threonine phosphatase, translating into MTVGGRTDPDRSESFGEELLGVLLDGAHELPPHLVGPLVAETTARMGGRDPQILLQDYGQQQLVPLPADGGAAGDPQPIDRSEAGRCFLESRPVEVLTPDGIRVHLPLLDGGDQVGVLAVTLDGVDDDTRRLLRRIAGLAADLLQTKNGFTDLFFRTRRGEPMSVAAEIQWSLLPPLSMVMPHVAVAGVLEPAYAVAGDSFDYALNGDVLHLAMVDAMGHGLDAATMATVAIGAYRHARRISIELSEIYLFMDRAVAEQFDPDHFVTAQMMRLDTDTGRLQWVNAGHPAPMLIRAHRVVGRLDSPTTLPVGFGGAQPQVSAVALEPGDRVLCFTDGLIEEHETGEEQFGEKQLIDWVNQLEQADHGIRRVARDLSHTLKRARGETTSDDASLVLFEWRG; encoded by the coding sequence ATGACCGTCGGAGGCCGCACGGACCCGGACCGCTCGGAGAGCTTCGGGGAGGAACTGCTCGGGGTGCTCCTGGACGGGGCGCACGAGCTGCCACCCCATCTGGTCGGCCCGCTGGTTGCGGAGACGACGGCCCGCATGGGGGGACGTGACCCGCAGATCCTGCTTCAGGACTACGGACAGCAACAGCTGGTCCCCCTGCCCGCCGACGGCGGGGCTGCCGGTGATCCGCAGCCCATCGACCGGTCCGAAGCCGGCCGGTGCTTCCTGGAGTCGCGCCCCGTCGAAGTCCTGACGCCCGACGGCATACGGGTCCACCTGCCCCTGCTGGACGGCGGCGACCAGGTGGGGGTGCTCGCGGTCACCCTGGACGGGGTCGACGACGACACCCGCCGCCTCCTGCGCAGGATCGCGGGCCTGGCGGCCGACCTGCTGCAGACCAAGAACGGCTTCACCGACCTCTTCTTCCGGACCCGCCGCGGTGAACCGATGAGCGTGGCTGCGGAGATCCAGTGGTCCCTGTTGCCACCGTTGTCGATGGTGATGCCGCACGTCGCCGTCGCCGGAGTTCTGGAGCCCGCCTACGCCGTGGCGGGGGACAGCTTCGACTACGCCCTGAACGGCGACGTCCTCCACCTCGCCATGGTCGACGCCATGGGGCACGGCCTCGACGCGGCCACGATGGCCACGGTGGCCATCGGCGCGTACCGCCACGCCCGCCGGATCAGCATCGAACTCTCCGAGATCTACCTCTTCATGGACCGGGCCGTCGCGGAGCAGTTCGACCCGGACCACTTCGTGACCGCCCAGATGATGCGCCTGGACACGGACACTGGGCGCCTCCAGTGGGTCAACGCGGGGCATCCCGCACCCATGCTGATCCGCGCGCACCGCGTCGTAGGCCGTCTGGACAGCCCCACGACCCTCCCTGTCGGCTTCGGAGGGGCCCAGCCGCAGGTCAGCGCAGTGGCGCTGGAGCCTGGCGACCGCGTCCTCTGCTTCACCGACGGCCTGATCGAAGAACACGAAACCGGGGAGGAGCAGTTCGGCGAGAAGCAGCTGATCGACTGGGTGAACCAGCTTGAGCAGGCCGACCACGGGATCCGCAGGGTGGCCCGGGACCTGTCCCACACCCTCAAGAGGGCACGCGGCGAGACCACTTCGGACGATGCGTCGCTCGTCCTGTTCGAGTGGCGCGGATGA
- a CDS encoding DEAD/DEAH box helicase: MSISSSDRSVMPENDSNEIIDAEALVVTEAIEAAEADEIIEALEADVNTDGSFEDSTTDFDDADDDAEPSITFGDLGLPEGIVRKLAQNGVTAPFPIQAATIPDALAGKDILGRGRTGSGKTLSFGLPTLASLAGGHTDKKKPRAIILTPTRELAMQVADALQPYGDVLGLKMKVVCGGTSMSNQIYALERGVDVLVATPGRLRDIINRGACSLENVKIAVLDEADQMADLGFLPEVTELLDQIPGGGQRMLFSATMENEIGTLVKRYLSNPVTHEVDSAQGNVTTMTHHVLVVKPKDKAPVTAAIAARKGRTIIFVRTQLGADRIAEQLVEAGVKADALHGGMTQGARTRVLADFKDGYVNALVATDVAARGIHVDGIDLVLNVDPAGDHKDYLHRSGRTARAGKSGVVVSLALPHQRRQIFRLMEDAGVDASRHIVQGAGAFEPEVAEITGARSLTEVQADSANNAAKQAEREVAELTKQLERLSRRAVELREEADRLVARSARERGEDPEAAVAEVAEAAEAEVAAAAAAAAAELAAQERREEQRAQRDDRGNFERRDNRGGDRGGDRGGFRRDDRGGDRGGRPSGGFNRDDRGGDRGGFRRDDRPSGGFRSGGDRPSGGGFRRDDRPSGGFNRDDRGGDRGGFRRDDRPSGGFRSGGDRPSGGGFRRDDRPSGGFNRDDRGGDRGGFRRDDRPSGGFNRDDRSSGTFNRDDRPSGGFRSGGDRPSGGGFRRDDRPSGGFRSGGGDRPYGRRDDHRPSGSGSGSTGGFGGRRDDKPRWKRNG; encoded by the coding sequence ATGTCCATTTCCAGCTCTGACCGTTCCGTCATGCCCGAGAACGACTCCAACGAGATCATCGACGCCGAGGCCCTTGTGGTCACTGAGGCGATCGAGGCCGCTGAGGCGGACGAGATCATCGAGGCTCTTGAGGCCGACGTGAACACCGACGGGTCCTTCGAGGACTCGACCACCGACTTCGACGACGCCGACGACGACGCCGAGCCCTCGATCACCTTCGGCGACCTCGGTCTCCCCGAGGGCATCGTGCGCAAGCTCGCGCAGAACGGCGTCACCGCCCCCTTCCCGATCCAGGCCGCGACCATCCCGGACGCCCTGGCCGGCAAGGACATCCTGGGCCGCGGCCGCACCGGCTCCGGCAAGACCCTCTCCTTCGGTCTGCCGACCCTGGCCTCGCTGGCCGGCGGTCACACGGACAAGAAGAAGCCCCGCGCCATCATCCTCACGCCGACCCGTGAGCTCGCGATGCAGGTCGCGGACGCGCTCCAGCCCTACGGCGACGTGCTCGGCCTGAAGATGAAGGTCGTCTGCGGCGGTACCTCCATGAGCAACCAGATCTACGCCCTGGAGCGCGGTGTCGACGTCCTCGTCGCCACCCCCGGCCGTCTGCGCGACATCATCAACCGTGGCGCCTGCTCGCTGGAGAACGTGAAGATCGCGGTTCTCGACGAGGCCGACCAGATGGCCGACCTTGGCTTCCTGCCCGAGGTCACCGAGCTGCTCGACCAGATCCCCGGCGGCGGCCAGCGCATGCTCTTCTCCGCCACCATGGAGAACGAGATCGGCACCCTGGTCAAGCGCTACCTGTCCAACCCCGTCACGCACGAGGTCGACAGCGCGCAGGGCAACGTCACGACCATGACGCACCACGTCCTCGTCGTGAAGCCGAAGGACAAGGCGCCGGTCACGGCCGCCATCGCCGCCCGCAAGGGCCGCACCATCATCTTCGTCCGCACCCAGCTGGGCGCCGACCGCATCGCCGAGCAGCTCGTCGAGGCCGGCGTGAAGGCCGACGCGCTGCACGGCGGCATGACGCAGGGTGCCCGTACCCGCGTCCTCGCCGACTTCAAGGACGGCTACGTCAACGCGCTCGTCGCCACCGACGTCGCCGCCCGCGGCATCCACGTCGACGGCATCGACCTGGTCCTGAACGTGGACCCGGCCGGCGACCACAAGGACTACCTGCACCGCTCGGGCCGTACCGCCCGTGCCGGCAAGTCGGGTGTCGTGGTCTCCCTCGCCCTGCCGCACCAGCGCCGCCAGATCTTCCGTCTGATGGAGGACGCGGGCGTCGACGCCTCGCGTCACATCGTCCAGGGCGCCGGCGCCTTCGAGCCGGAGGTCGCCGAGATCACCGGTGCCCGTTCGCTGACCGAGGTCCAGGCCGACTCCGCGAACAACGCCGCCAAGCAGGCCGAGCGTGAGGTCGCCGAGCTGACCAAGCAGCTCGAGCGTCTGTCGCGCCGTGCCGTCGAGCTCCGCGAGGAGGCCGACCGCCTGGTCGCCCGCTCCGCCCGTGAGCGCGGCGAGGACCCGGAGGCCGCTGTCGCCGAGGTGGCCGAGGCCGCCGAGGCCGAGGTCGCGGCTGCTGCCGCCGCCGCTGCCGCCGAGCTGGCCGCGCAGGAGCGCCGCGAGGAGCAGCGCGCCCAGCGCGACGACCGTGGCAACTTCGAGCGTCGCGACAACCGCGGCGGCGACCGTGGTGGCGACCGCGGCGGCTTCCGCCGTGACGACCGCGGCGGCGACCGCGGTGGCCGTCCCTCGGGTGGCTTCAACCGTGACGACCGTGGTGGCGACCGTGGTGGCTTCCGCCGCGACGACCGTCCGTCGGGTGGCTTCCGCTCCGGTGGCGACCGTCCGTCCGGTGGTGGCTTCCGTCGTGACGACCGTCCCTCGGGTGGCTTCAACCGTGACGACCGTGGTGGCGACCGTGGTGGCTTCCGCCGCGACGACCGTCCGTCGGGTGGCTTCCGCTCCGGTGGCGACCGTCCGTCCGGTGGTGGCTTCCGTCGTGACGACCGTCCCTCGGGTGGCTTCAACCGCGATGACCGTGGTGGCGACCGTGGTGGCTTCCGCCGCGACGACCGTCCCTCCGGCGGCTTCAACCGTGACGACCGCTCGTCGGGCACCTTCAACCGTGACGACCGTCCCTCCGGTGGCTTCCGCTCCGGTGGCGACCGTCCGTCCGGTGGTGGCTTCCGTCGTGACGACCGTCCCTCCGGTGGCTTCCGCTCCGGTGGCGGTGACCGCCCGTACGGCCGCCGTGACGACCACCGTCCGTCCGGCTCCGGCTCCGGTTCCACCGGCGGCTTCGGCGGCCGCCGGGACGACAAGCCGCGCTGGAAGCGCAACGGCTGA
- a CDS encoding cytochrome c biogenesis CcdA family protein, which translates to MTDIGYLAALLGGLLALLSPCSALLLPAFFAYSIDSTSRLLARTGIFYAGLASTLVPLGAAGSYAGRFFHSNRDQLVLAGGWLIIGLGLAQILGLGFAPKRISELSGRIRPTTALSVYALGAVYGLAGFCTGPILGSVLTVAAVSGSPVYGGLLLAVYALGMAVPLFLLALLWERFELGRRRWLRGRALRVGRFELHTTSLLSGLFFITLGALFLAYDGASALPGLLDVDDSFAVEQWVGSLADAVPDWALLGLVAAGAAAVGVVQWRGRERERPPAEAEGE; encoded by the coding sequence GTGACCGACATCGGATACCTGGCCGCCCTGCTGGGCGGCCTCCTCGCACTGCTCAGCCCGTGCAGCGCGCTGCTGCTGCCGGCCTTCTTCGCGTACTCCATCGACTCCACCTCGCGGCTGCTGGCGCGCACCGGGATCTTCTACGCGGGCCTCGCGAGCACCCTCGTACCCCTCGGGGCGGCCGGCTCGTACGCCGGACGGTTCTTCCACAGCAACCGCGACCAGCTCGTCCTGGCCGGCGGCTGGCTGATCATCGGGCTCGGCCTCGCGCAGATCCTGGGCCTCGGCTTCGCCCCGAAGCGGATCTCGGAGCTGTCGGGGCGGATCCGGCCGACCACCGCCCTGTCGGTGTACGCGCTCGGCGCCGTCTACGGGCTGGCCGGCTTCTGCACCGGCCCGATCCTGGGCAGCGTCCTGACCGTCGCCGCGGTGAGCGGCAGCCCCGTCTACGGCGGCCTGCTGCTCGCGGTCTACGCCCTGGGCATGGCCGTGCCGCTCTTCCTGCTGGCCCTGTTGTGGGAGCGGTTCGAGCTGGGCCGGCGGCGCTGGCTGCGCGGGCGCGCCCTGCGGGTCGGCCGCTTCGAGCTGCACACCACCTCGCTGCTGTCCGGGCTGTTCTTCATCACCCTGGGGGCGCTGTTCCTCGCGTACGACGGGGCGAGCGCGCTGCCGGGGCTCCTGGACGTGGACGACTCGTTCGCGGTCGAGCAGTGGGTCGGCTCACTGGCGGACGCGGTCCCCGACTGGGCGCTGCTCGGGCTGGTCGCCGCCGGGGCGGCGGCCGTAGGCGTCGTGCAGTGGCGCGGCCGGGAGCGGGAGCGGCCGCCGGCCGAGGCCGAGGGGGAGTAA